The Vibrio ishigakensis genome has a window encoding:
- a CDS encoding DUF1214 domain-containing protein — MKLHTIATAITATLLSTSVLAKVYEADVPQSIITPDSVESIYVGDLEYKDGVPTQETIQKAEDFADVATAFRVFKSGIPVASIQGLLTGHERIGIEPNRTIGISDNLLNAHSIWLTANTTTPYVTGEIDVKNGPVVLNIGTPLLGLLDDAAFKFVGNIGVTNPEDQGTGGKYFIYHTSYKGELPEGYIHIETKGYQHWLLARVITTPENLDKDVQALKDTITLHPYGEKPNTNFINMTDVKYNTVHAMNHEFYDEINTLIQYEPTEVFDPEWLSMAQAIGIEKGKEFNPDERMQRILEEAAKIATADIRSAYHDPNKTRPRWDDRNYFTPLVDGHEFKNENGVIHEENRAIFHFMATGITPAMKTTTAGRGSDYLVGARDINGDSLDGNKTYKVIIPSMKIAEKFWSFMIYDNQTRSMLETEQRKAGVDGLQKGLRVNKDGTTTIYFSAEAPKGWENNWVQTREGKGFNILFRTYSPTQEWLDDDPRARITDFIPVDPETEFK, encoded by the coding sequence ATGAAACTGCACACTATTGCTACCGCAATTACCGCTACATTACTTTCAACGTCAGTGCTCGCAAAAGTCTATGAAGCCGACGTACCGCAATCAATCATCACCCCAGATAGCGTAGAGTCTATTTATGTTGGTGACCTAGAATATAAAGACGGTGTTCCTACCCAAGAAACTATTCAAAAAGCTGAAGACTTTGCTGATGTAGCAACCGCTTTTCGTGTGTTCAAATCAGGTATTCCAGTTGCGTCGATTCAAGGTCTACTAACCGGACATGAAAGGATCGGCATTGAGCCAAACCGCACTATCGGTATTTCTGACAATCTGCTTAACGCACACTCTATTTGGCTAACGGCAAACACCACCACCCCTTATGTTACCGGTGAGATTGACGTTAAAAATGGCCCTGTAGTGCTAAACATTGGCACACCTCTTCTAGGCTTACTAGATGATGCTGCGTTCAAATTTGTTGGCAACATCGGCGTGACCAACCCAGAAGATCAGGGTACAGGCGGTAAGTACTTTATCTACCACACTAGCTACAAAGGCGAGCTACCTGAGGGTTACATTCACATTGAGACCAAGGGTTATCAGCACTGGTTACTTGCTCGTGTAATCACAACTCCAGAGAACCTAGATAAAGATGTTCAGGCTCTAAAAGATACCATTACGCTACACCCATACGGTGAGAAGCCAAATACCAACTTCATCAACATGACAGACGTGAAATACAACACTGTTCACGCAATGAACCATGAGTTCTATGATGAGATCAATACCTTGATCCAGTACGAGCCAACCGAGGTATTTGACCCAGAATGGCTATCTATGGCTCAAGCAATCGGCATTGAGAAAGGCAAAGAGTTTAACCCAGATGAGCGTATGCAACGCATCCTTGAAGAAGCGGCTAAGATTGCGACTGCGGATATCCGCTCTGCGTATCATGACCCTAACAAGACGCGTCCTCGCTGGGATGATCGCAACTACTTCACTCCGCTGGTCGATGGCCACGAATTTAAGAATGAGAACGGCGTTATTCACGAAGAGAACCGCGCTATCTTCCACTTCATGGCAACGGGTATTACACCTGCAATGAAGACGACAACCGCGGGTCGTGGTTCCGACTACCTAGTTGGCGCTCGTGATATCAATGGTGACTCACTAGATGGTAATAAGACCTATAAGGTAATCATTCCATCCATGAAGATTGCTGAGAAGTTCTGGTCATTCATGATTTATGACAACCAGACACGCTCAATGCTAGAAACAGAGCAACGTAAAGCTGGCGTAGACGGCCTACAAAAAGGACTGCGAGTAAACAAAGATGGTACAACAACCATCTATTTCTCAGCAGAAGCGCCAAAAGGTTGGGAAAACAACTGGGTACAGACACGCGAAGGCAAAGGCTTCAACATCTTGTTCCGTACCTACTCTCCGACTCAGGAATGGCTTGATGACGACCCACGTGCTCGTATCACAGACTTCATTCCAGTAGACCCAGAGACTGAGTTCAAGTAA
- a CDS encoding LysE family translocator, giving the protein MDMTIWLAYVATVLVLISTPGPSQILMLSNSMGNGFSRSLYTAAGDLTANFIQMIIASVGLVSVIANSQEFFTVVKWGGVAYLVYLGLSRIFSRGKSALGKGAQKSKTSLYWQGFITSAANPKAVIFFAALFPQFINTEGNLLLQFGVLSSTYLLMDGLFLCCYGKFAVWISQKAVPSMRNSLDKVSGSCLILAAFLLGLKEVK; this is encoded by the coding sequence ATGGACATGACAATCTGGCTGGCTTATGTGGCAACAGTCTTAGTATTAATAAGTACCCCAGGTCCCAGTCAGATCCTTATGCTTTCAAATAGTATGGGGAATGGTTTTAGTCGTTCACTCTATACTGCCGCCGGTGACCTGACGGCGAATTTTATCCAGATGATTATAGCCTCGGTAGGCCTTGTCAGCGTTATAGCCAACTCGCAAGAGTTTTTTACTGTCGTGAAATGGGGCGGTGTAGCCTATCTTGTCTACTTGGGACTTAGTCGGATATTCAGTCGCGGCAAAAGTGCACTTGGCAAAGGGGCGCAGAAGTCTAAAACATCTCTTTATTGGCAAGGCTTTATTACCTCCGCTGCTAACCCAAAAGCCGTAATCTTTTTTGCGGCACTGTTTCCACAGTTCATCAATACAGAGGGAAACTTGTTACTCCAATTTGGCGTATTGAGTAGCACCTACCTACTCATGGATGGGTTGTTTTTGTGTTGCTATGGAAAGTTTGCGGTATGGATAAGCCAAAAGGCCGTTCCCAGCATGCGAAATAGTTTAGATAAGGTTTCAGGGAGTTGCTTGATACTGGCGGCATTCCTTTTAGGGCTAAAAGAGGTGAAGTAA